The sequence cactgacattgacaaacatgtttttgtttccaTTCTCTCAAATGACTTACAGGTCTAGGATGTTCAGGCTCAAAAGCATACTAATATGTGACCATGGTACATATGGATTATAAGAGTGCTTTGTAGTAGACGTATGTTGGGGCAAGAGGCATGTCACTTGAAGTCTACTGAAAGCAGAGCAGCTTCATTCACATTTGACTCTATACAAAACTGAATACACACTCCTGGATATCATATATAAATGGACACACGGTAATGTGCAGATACCTAACCTCACATATTGTCTCtcaagatcagagagagagtcaacCATGGGAAAATTTGATTCCGTTCACCAGTTAAACTCACCCAGTCAATGTTGTCTAACCAGTTGTCCCTGATTTCGGCATCTTTCTTAACAAAGTAATTCCCTTCTGCATCAAAATAGCCCTCTTCCATCTCGTCTTTAAGGTTAAAGGGTGTGATTGGTACCCCTTCATCACAGTCAATTGTTGCATTTTCTTGACCTAATAGAGCAACAAGTATATAATGCATAATTAGtctacacagcacagacacatccaaCAACACATCGCATTCATTTCAGAGCAGAGCCATACCTTCCACATCATCGCTGTCCAGTATGTTATATTTGTTGCCATTGTCTTTatcctctccttcatcctcctcatcactATCAAGGGAATGTTTGCCCTTGAATCTGGAACCAGGTCCAGTTACTTCCTCGCAGATCTAGAAAGGAAGCAGAGAGCGGGGTGAATTCTACGCAGTTCACTACATAAAACTGAGACAGAAGCTCGGAGTAATATCAGATAACGTTACCTTCTTTTTCGGAACTTCCTCCAAATCCTCCAAGTCATACTCTCGGTCGCCGTCCTCGAACGTTACTTTTCTTTTAGACATGCTAGTGGTGATAAACAAAAACCCATTCGAATATTCAGTGTTGATACATGAAATATGCAAACACGCGCAGCTATATCCAAAAGCACTATGACATCACTTTTCAAACTAGATTTAGGTACGTTTATAACACCTCTTTTACATAGATTACTCAGAATTGATTAATTGCCCCGAATATTCTGTCACAGAAGTAGTCACACGACGAGCTAAATCAATAAAAGGGAGAATAGCTTGTTATTGTTGAGGGACTGCATGATGAACTGAATTGAGTTTCAACTATAAAATGCTCACAATTCTTAGCAGGCAAGACAATAACGAGTTGGTGAACAAGATACCTCAAACTATCTTACGTTACGTTAGCTAGTTTAGCAGAAGACACCTAGCAGGCTAACCTTACAACATGTGTTTACAGCACAGTAAGGAATATATATAGCTTTAAAGTATAAGGAAAATACACTTGCAACATGCAAACTCTTGGTAAGTGAGGCATATGAGTATACTTCATACCTTACACAATGTTTCCCATAACACTAAAAATGACTTTATAATAGACGTTCCCTCCAGCGCCATGGATCCAAATACCTAAACGGAACTGACGTACATTTTTAGGGGTTGGCTTCATTCTGCTCGTCAAAAGTCGCACGAAAATGTCTGCGTTTGTTATCGTATATCACTTACAGAagactgccctctagtggtcacagtaaacacactcataaactCATGAACATATTTTCCCTGGTCACAGTCTTATTTATAGGAACCGCTTTCAGTACTATGTGATGCAGAATGGTGCTACAAAGCCTGGGCCTATACATCATTTGTGTATTTTCCAAATATAATTCGGTCTTCATCTTTGCAAATAAAAATTATTACCTCctcattcattctctttttCAATAATCTCTAGTACAGGAACTTCATTTGACATCATTGACGTCATTTGTCGAGTTATTTATATTCCAACACTTGTCCTGCAAGACTTACAAGAGGGCAGGTGGTTGTAACTTGAAACTTTGCCAAAATATAATTTTGTTCTTCACACGACCCAGGTGAGCGATCAGCGACTCTGTTGTTACATTGGCCTAACGTTTGTCGACATTCTATCAGGGACCTGAATTGTGTGCACTCCTGAGAACTCGTACTACCACAAAAATATCTCATGAATGGGGAAGTGAGATATGTTGCCGAACGACTGTTGCGTGAAAGGGCAGCCCTATCTCAAAGAATGTTGTCCAATCCAGGTTGGACTCCAAAGGAAGCTTTTATTACCAGGAAGTGGGTCGAGTTATTTATATTTCAACACTTGTCCTGCAGGACTTACAAGAGGGCGGGTGATTGTAACTTGAAACTTTGTCAAAATATAATCTTGTTCTTCACACGACCCAGGTGAGCGATCAGCGACTATTTTGATACATTGGCCTACTGTTTGTCTGATATATACAAACATTGGTTAATTAATAACCATACGGAATGGACCGTGAGGATGGATAACGAATGAACTGCAAATCCGGGAACCTTTTTGCCCAGGTATGTTTGAGGTGTCTTATACGTCTATATAGAGGACAAATTCAAACGATTGAACTTATGAGTAGTGCTGTAGGGGATTGTGAATTATGTATTTGCATGGTCACAAGTAACGATGTATGAGACACATGTAAGGAAGATGTGCGTCTCTCCACAGGACCTGGCGTAATTTAGCACCTCAACAAGCGCAAAAGAATATAATTGTGCCTGTTGCAGACCTACGTTCATACAACCTTTTCTCCTAAGATGGCGTGTAAACACGGTGATATGTTTTCTTGGTCAAAGCCAGACACCTGCACCTGTTCATCTCCTTGTCAGGGGGCGTTGTGATGAAGATCCATGAGAAACTTTTAACTCATTACCTGTCCTGCCCTTCACCTGTCGATAAAGAGGGATACCTCTATAAAAAGGTAAAAATCTCTGTaatgcctatgtgccttgtgaGTATTTTCAAACTACTTGAGGGTTATAATTGAATCAGGATTAGACAATGACATAAAGGCCTAAATATAAATACTTCATGGACCACTCAACTTTTTAAATATCTAAACAAATGTGGCTAACAAAGACTTAATGAAAAACAATAACTTAACTTTTGcccttaaaacatttttttctaaCTCTTTAAATTACAATCTTGAGAGCTGTTGTTTAATCATTTGCACAAGTATTAAAAATGCACATagtattaaaaaaaacctaAGTGCATTACCACATGTTGAGTAACATCAGTTACACAATATTAGCAGAGTGTTTTCGAGCCCCAGGAGGACAAGAAATAGTAAAAGGAACAACAGTGGTTTGCAACTAATCTAACATCAAGACAATCTTGTGAGTATGAAACCTCTGTAACCTCGCTGTCGattggtggtggtagtggtggtggtgtgtccAGTCTATTTCCTGGGCTTGAACTGGGTTTAATGCCTTATCCGGCATCTGACATTATGCTGGTTACAAAAAGCAACAATATCACACATCCCTTCCATCCTTCCCTGGCCTATTTATTTATCAGTGACACCAATTCCAGTTTAGATTTGAGCTCTCGTCCTGTCTCATAGGACATTTTCATGATATTACTTTTTTCCAGCCTCTTAAATTAATTTGGCTCAAGGCTGTCTTCTTCACTATAAGCTtttctgtgtggtgtctgttcATGTTTGCTTGTCATTTCTATGTCATACAGGAATATACCACAGAAATGCTCTGGTATATGGTAAAACACATTCCCTTATTTTGACATGATTCTGTGCAAAGTGGGATACAGTTGATGAAAGAGCATGTTTATTCACTTTTGTCCCACATATCTATACCAGATTGTGTTTATCCAACTGTTATATCCTGACAATCCAAACGAATACTCACTTCTATCTATGCACTTTGATGGCTGGTACTGCTTCTTCCTTCATACTTAGAATGATTTCATTACATAAACCAATGACTTGAAACTTGTGAACTTGTTCAGACTAATACAATGACTAAGCTTGCACTCCTGTGTCTCCAATGTCCTAAATGCACTGCTTCCATGCAGACTTGTGAATCTGCCACTTCATGTTAAGGACTTGATGGAGATTATACCTGGAACACTGACTTTTGTCAGCTGGCTATTGGGCACTCCATTCAGTGCTGACTTTTTTACACTCTGGGCCCTTTGTCTTCTGCAGAGAGAGCGAAACACCTCGTACCACAGGCGCTGGTTTGTTTTAAAGGGAAACTTACTGTTCTATCAGGAACGACCAGCAGATCGCCACCTGCTGGGGGTCATCGTTTTGGAGGGCTGCATTGTCCAGCCCAATCCTCCAGAGGGCcagttctgtttctcactgGTGTTCACGGGCCCGGGACTCAGGACCTACGGGCTTGCAGCGGATGACTGCCTGGGTCAGGAGAGTTGGGTCCATGCCCTTCACTCCGCCAGCCACACCTGCCTCTCACTGCTGGTGAAGGAGCTGGGCAGGCTGTACGAAGGTGAGAGGACAGGATACGCATGGACTGAACACATTTATAGTACAGTTCTCTTGCAGAAAGTGAATCAAAAGTATTCAGAAGTCGTCTGTTCATGCTCAATCATAGAAATTGAATAGTCTAGTCTGGATATACTATCTGTCCTTACAACACCCCAAACTGATGTGAATTTTAACCTAAAATTAAGACTTTTATGAATGATGAAATAGAAGTAGTGGTATTAGACTCCCTCTTTTGGACTGCTCAAGTATCTTTATGGATATTGGTGACCATGTTGACTTTtcatgttttcctttttctttttgcgCTCTCTCAATAGAAGCAAAACGAGTTTCTGGTGAATCCAGTCAGTCCCCTCCTGTGACAGAAAAAGGACTGAACCAATCGATGGCCACATTTAATCCAGGCTCCTCCTACTCCCTGCAGGGCAAAGGAAC is a genomic window of Clupea harengus chromosome 1, Ch_v2.0.2, whole genome shotgun sequence containing:
- the pheta2 gene encoding sesquipedalian-1 isoform X1, which produces MKIHEKLLTHYLSCPSPVDKEGYLYKKRERNTSYHRRWFVLKGNLLFYQERPADRHLLGVIVLEGCIVQPNPPEGQFCFSLVFTGPGLRTYGLAADDCLGQESWVHALHSASHTCLSLLVKELGRLYEEAKRVSGESSQSPPVTEKGLNQSMATFNPGSSYSLQGKGTAMRDPRAYGGSHTLPAPLITIKTTNKRSPKLWPKRNALVTPLNGPAPTYGEWPLVGSDTLEDFSKLHEHYGDEVRQLRADWLRRKHEEEGHIEEDLIDLG
- the pheta2 gene encoding sesquipedalian-1 isoform X2, which translates into the protein MKIHEKLLTHYLSCPSPVDKEGYLYKKERPADRHLLGVIVLEGCIVQPNPPEGQFCFSLVFTGPGLRTYGLAADDCLGQESWVHALHSASHTCLSLLVKELGRLYEEAKRVSGESSQSPPVTEKGLNQSMATFNPGSSYSLQGKGTAMRDPRAYGGSHTLPAPLITIKTTNKRSPKLWPKRNALVTPLNGPAPTYGEWPLVGSDTLEDFSKLHEHYGDEVRQLRADWLRRKHEEEGHIEEDLIDLG